The Pseudoxanthomonas suwonensis sequence CAAGAGCGGAGAGTCACTGGGTCCCGGCGTTCGCCGGGACGACGGGCAGGCATGCGATCCGTGCCGATTCTGCCTAGGATGACCGCATGACCCGCGCGCGCCGTTCTCCCGATCCCGAAAGCGACCTGCTGGCCGACGGCCGCCAGGACGCCATGCGCCCGCTGGCCGAGCGCATGCGCCCGCGCACGCTCGACGAGATGGTCGGCCAGCGCCGCCTGCTCGCGCCGGGTTCGGCGCTGCGCCGCGCGGTGGAGTCGGGCCGGGTGCACTCGATGGTGCTGTGGGGACCGCCGGGCTGCGGCAAGACCACCCTGGCGCTGCTGCTGGCGCGCTACGCCGACGCCGATTTCCGCGCGATCTCCGCGGTGCTGTCGGGCCTGCCCGAAGTGCGCCAGGTGCTGGCCGAGGCCGCGCAGCGCTTCGCCGAAGGCCGCCGCACGGTGCTGTTCGTGGACGAGGTGCACCGCTTCAACAAGGCCCAGCAGGACGCGTTCCTGCCGCATATCGAGCGCGGCAGCATCGTCTTCGTCGGTGCCACCACCGAGAACCCCTCGTTCGAGCTGAACTCGGCGCTGCTGTCGCGCTGCCGCGTGCACGTGATGGAGGCGGTGTCGGTGGACGACATCGTCGGCGCGCTGCGGCGGGCGCTGGACGACGGCGAGCGCGGCCTGGGCGGGCAGGGCATCGAAGTGGACGCGGCGCTGCTGCGCGAGATCGCCGGTGCCGCCGATGGCGACGTGCGCCGCGCCCTGACCCTGCTGGAGATCGCCGCCGAACTGGCCGCCGACGAGGGCGGACGGATCAGCGAGCAGACCCTGCTGCAGGTGCTGGCCGACCGCACCCGCCGCTTCGACAAGGGCGGCGAGCAGTTCTACGACCAGATCTCGGCGCTGCACAAGTCAGTGCGCAGTTCCAACCCGGACGCCGCGGTGTACTGGCTGGCGCGCATGCTCGACGGCGGCTGCGACCCGGCCTACCTGGCCCGGCGCCTGACCCGGATGGCGGTGGAGGACATCGGCCTGGCCGACCCGCGCGCCCTGCAGATGGCGGTCGATGCCTGGGATACCTACGAGCGCCTGGGCAGCCCCGAGGGCGACCTGGCCCTGGCCCAGGTCGCGATCTACCTGGCCAGCACCGCCAAGTCCAACGCCGCCTACAACGCCTGGAACGCGGCCCGCGCCGACGTGCGCGAGCACGGCACCGCCGAGGTGCCGCTGCACCTGCGCAACGCGCCGACCAAGCTGATGAAGCAACTGGGCTACTCGAAGGGCTACCAGTACGACCACGACAGCGCGGGCGGGATCGCGCTGGACCAGACCGGCTTCCCGGACGCGATCGGCGAGCGGGTCTACTACGAACCGGTCGAGCGCGGCCTGGAGATCAAGCTGAAGGACAAGCTCGACCGGCTGCGCGCCGCCCGCGAGCAGGCGCGCAGGTCGCGCGGCTAGGATCGGTCGCCTCCCCGTGCGCGAAACGCGGCGTGGCCACGCGCCCGTTCGGCCCGCAACTGCCGTCCTGCCACGGCCTGTACGCCTGCGGGTCTCGTGCTGCGCTTGTATGGCGGCGACCGCATCGGTGACGATCGTCGCCATCGGGCAGCGCCGGCGCCGCCAGGCGGGAGGGACGGGGATGGGAGCCTTCGGACGGACCGTGGCGGCTTGGGGGGTGTTGGCACTGGCGTGCCTGCTGGCCGGCTGCGCCGGCCTGCCGCCGCGCGCCGAGCTGCCGCTGGAGCAGGCGC is a genomic window containing:
- a CDS encoding replication-associated recombination protein A, whose product is MRPLAERMRPRTLDEMVGQRRLLAPGSALRRAVESGRVHSMVLWGPPGCGKTTLALLLARYADADFRAISAVLSGLPEVRQVLAEAAQRFAEGRRTVLFVDEVHRFNKAQQDAFLPHIERGSIVFVGATTENPSFELNSALLSRCRVHVMEAVSVDDIVGALRRALDDGERGLGGQGIEVDAALLREIAGAADGDVRRALTLLEIAAELAADEGGRISEQTLLQVLADRTRRFDKGGEQFYDQISALHKSVRSSNPDAAVYWLARMLDGGCDPAYLARRLTRMAVEDIGLADPRALQMAVDAWDTYERLGSPEGDLALAQVAIYLASTAKSNAAYNAWNAARADVREHGTAEVPLHLRNAPTKLMKQLGYSKGYQYDHDSAGGIALDQTGFPDAIGERVYYEPVERGLEIKLKDKLDRLRAAREQARRSRG